One window of Lagenorhynchus albirostris chromosome 16, mLagAlb1.1, whole genome shotgun sequence genomic DNA carries:
- the UROS gene encoding uroporphyrinogen-III synthase isoform X6 — MRELQLSEAGAPRPLARVLVLGARGGPSPWQRRPRGEGAALPAGSSRSFTACWWEPCDSAPTGRLPSASPARRAPGKDCQAIMKVLLLKDPKEDDCGQDPYIRELGLYGLEATLIPVLSFEFWSLPSFLEKLSHPEGYGGLIFTSPRAVEAVELCLEKDNKTEVWRKSLQEKWNAKSVYVVGNATASLVNKIGLHTEGENCGNAEKLAEYICSRESSALPLLFPCGTLKREILPKMLKDKGHSRQHHVFQSLWPDTQSQAYSRVIW, encoded by the exons ATGCGTGAGCTCCAGCTGAGCGAGGCCGGGGCTCCAAGACCTCTGGCGCGAGTGCTGGTGCTTGGGGCCCGGGGAGGGCCGTCGCCATGGCAGCGCCGGCCACGCGGTGAGGGTGCTGCCCTCCCGGCTGGTAGCTCCCGCAGCTTCACTGCCTGCTGGTGGGAACCGTGCGATTCCGCCCCGACTGGGCGCCTGCCGAGTGCCTCACCAGCCAGACGAG CACCCGGTAAAGACTGCCAGGCAATAATGAAGGTTCTTTTACTGAAAGACCCTAAGGAGGACGACTGTGGCCAGGATCCCTACATCCGG GAATTAGGATTATATGGACTCGAAGCCACTTTGATCCCTGTTTTATCATTTGAGTTTTGGTCTCTTCCCAGTTTTTTGGAGAAG CTGTCTCACCCTGAAGGTTACGGGGGCCTCATTTTTACCAGCCCCAGAGCAGTGGAAGCAGTGGAGCTGTGTTTGGAGAAAGACAATAAAACCGAAG TCTGGAGAAAGTCTCTGCAAGAAAAATGGAATGCTAAGTCAGTGTATGTGGTGGGAAATGCTACTGCTTCTCTAG tGAATAAAATTGGCCTGCATACAGAAGGAGAAAACTGTGGAAATGCAGAAAAGCTTGCAGAGTACATTTGTTCTA GGGAGTCGTCAGCACTGCCTCTTCTGTTTCCCTGTGGAACCCTCAAAAGAGAAATCCTGCCGAAAATGCTCAAGGACAAAG
- the UROS gene encoding uroporphyrinogen-III synthase isoform X7: MRELQLSEAGAPRPLARVLVLGARGGPSPWQRRPRGEGAALPAGSSRSFTACWWEPCDSAPTGRLPSASPARRAPGKDCQAIMKVLLLKDPKEDDCGQDPYIRELGLYGLEATLIPVLSFEFWSLPSFLEKLSHPEGYGGLIFTSPRAVEAVELCLEKDNKTEVWRKSLQEKWNAKSVYVVGNATASLVNKIGLHTEGENCGNAEKLAEYICSSTERGCVQRDLPDVRKCVFVPDQHSLQLLTSDGQTEGESGRLH; encoded by the exons ATGCGTGAGCTCCAGCTGAGCGAGGCCGGGGCTCCAAGACCTCTGGCGCGAGTGCTGGTGCTTGGGGCCCGGGGAGGGCCGTCGCCATGGCAGCGCCGGCCACGCGGTGAGGGTGCTGCCCTCCCGGCTGGTAGCTCCCGCAGCTTCACTGCCTGCTGGTGGGAACCGTGCGATTCCGCCCCGACTGGGCGCCTGCCGAGTGCCTCACCAGCCAGACGAG CACCCGGTAAAGACTGCCAGGCAATAATGAAGGTTCTTTTACTGAAAGACCCTAAGGAGGACGACTGTGGCCAGGATCCCTACATCCGG GAATTAGGATTATATGGACTCGAAGCCACTTTGATCCCTGTTTTATCATTTGAGTTTTGGTCTCTTCCCAGTTTTTTGGAGAAG CTGTCTCACCCTGAAGGTTACGGGGGCCTCATTTTTACCAGCCCCAGAGCAGTGGAAGCAGTGGAGCTGTGTTTGGAGAAAGACAATAAAACCGAAG TCTGGAGAAAGTCTCTGCAAGAAAAATGGAATGCTAAGTCAGTGTATGTGGTGGGAAATGCTACTGCTTCTCTAG tGAATAAAATTGGCCTGCATACAGAAGGAGAAAACTGTGGAAATGCAGAAAAGCTTGCAGAGTACATTTGTTCTA GCACCGAAAGGGGATGTGTTCAGAGAGATCTTCCAGATGTGAGGAAATGCGTCTTTGTGCCTGACCAGCACTCGCTCCAGCTCCTTACATCTGATGGACAGACGGAAGGGGAGAGCGGTCGCCTCCACTAA
- the BCCIP gene encoding BRCA2 and CDKN1A-interacting protein, with amino-acid sequence MASRPKRRALDGGFSVPRDEDEDDELEDEDEDNEDSDEEEDEDDEVVNEEVNIEFEAYSISDNDYDGIKKLLQQLFLKAPVNTAELTDLLIQQNHIGSVIKQTDVSEDSDDDADEDGIFGFISLLNLTERKGTPFAEQIKEFILRLCEKNCEKSMVEQLDKLFNDATRPVGFLLSERFINIPAQIALPMHQQLQKELAEAHKTNKPCGKCSFYLLISKTFVEAGKSNSKKKLSSQKKDELMFANAEEEFFYEKAILKFNYSVQEESDTCLGGQWSFDDVPMKPLRTVMLIPSDKMNEIMDKLKEYLSV; translated from the exons ATGGCGTCCAGGCCCAAGCGGCGTGCCTTGGACGGCGGGTTTTCGGTTCCGCGCGATGAGGACGAGGATGATGAACTCGAGGATGAGGACGAAGACAATGAAGACAGCGACGAAGAGGAGGATGAAGACGACGAGGTCGTCAATGAG GAAGTGAACATTGAATTCGAAGCTTATTCTATCTCAGATAACGATTACGACGGAATTAAGAAATTACTGCAGCAG cTTTTCCTAAAAGCTCCTGTGAACACTGCAGAACTAACAGATCTCTTGATTCAACAGAACCATATTGGGAGTGTGATTAAG caaacgGATGTTTCAGAAGACAGCGATGATGATGCGGATGAAGATGGGATTTTTGGCTTCATAAGCCTTTTAAATTTAACTGAAAGGAAG GGTACCCCGTTTGCTGAACAAATTAAAGAGTTTATTTTACGCCTCTGCGAGAAGAACTGTGAAAAGAGTATGGTTGAACAGCTGGACAAGCTTTTCAATGACGCCACCAGGCCTGTGGGCTTTCTGCTGAGTGAAAGATTCATTAACATTCCTGCACAGATAGCGCTGCCCATGCACCAACAGCTTCA GAAAGAACTAGCAGAGGCGCACAAAACTAACAAGCCATGTGGGAAGTGTTCCTTCTACCTTCTGATTAGCAAGACGTTTGTGGAAGCAGGAAAAAGCAATTCCAAAAAGAAATTGAGCAGCCAAAAGAAAGATGAGTTAATGTTTGCAAATGCAGAAGAAGAATTTTTCTATGAG AAGGCAATCCTGAAGTTCAACTACTCAGTGCAGGAGGAGAGCGACACGTGTCTGGGAGGCCAATGGTCCTTTGATGATGTACCAATGAAGCCCCTGCGAACTGTGATGTTAATTCCAAGcgacaaaatgaatgaaatcatggATAAACTGAAGGAATATCTATCTGTCTAA